One window of the Salminus brasiliensis chromosome 1, fSalBra1.hap2, whole genome shotgun sequence genome contains the following:
- the cyp2n13 gene encoding cytochrome P450 2N13 — MRIGQEKVVFVTGYKMVKEALVTQADNFVDRPYSPLSERIYSGNGGLFVSNGNMWRVQRRFALSTLRNFGLGKKTMELAICEESRFLLDEMDSQKGEAFDPAGLFIKAVSNIICQLVFGQRFDYADHNFQLMLTYTSEALLLEGSIWAQFYESFPSIMKHLPGRHNVIFRNYEFVCEFIRKNLDKHKACLDPSNPRDYMDSFLIEKQNAHDPADGFTDDNLVRCTLDLFLAGTETTTTTLRWSLIYLVKNPEVQDKLQEEIDSVIGQSRQPSMADKPNMPFTEAVIHEILRRGDIVPLNVMRVALKDTTLGGHFIPKGTRLMPILHSVLFDEEEWETPNSFNPQHFLSKDGNFVRRDAFLPFSAGKRVCLGEQLARMELFLFLVCLFQKFRFSGVEGVPFDTEGIMGVTRTPRPFKIYAKAR; from the exons ATGCGAATTGGCCAAGAAAAGGTGGTCTTTGTCACTGGTTACAAAATGGTGAAGGAGGCTCTAGTAACCCAGGCTGACAATTTTGTGGATAGGCCTTACAGCCCCCTTTCTGAGAGGATCTACTCAGGCAATG GTGGACTATTTGTAAGCAATGGTAACATGTGGAGAGTGCAGCGACGCTTTGCTCTGTCCACACTGAGGAACTTTGGACTTGGGAAGAAGACTATGGAGCTGGCCATTTGTGAGGAGAGTCGTTTCCTGCTGGATGAGATGGACAGCCAGAAAG GAGAGGCTTTTGATCCTGCTGGACTTTTCATCAAAGCTGTTTCCAACATCATTTGCCAATTAGTGTTTGGCCAGAGATTTGATTATGCTGACCACAATTTCCAGCTGATGCTCACATACACATCTGAAGCACTTCTACTAGAGGGTTCAATATGGGCACAG TTTTATGAATCATTTCCTTCCATTATGAAGCATCTTCCTGGGCGACACAATGTTatttttagaaactatgaattCGTTTGTGAATTCATAAGAAAGAACTTGGATAAGCACAAAGCTTGCCTTGACCCATCCAATCCTCGAGACTACATGGACAGCTTTCTGATTGAGAAACAG AACGCACATGATCCAGCTGATGGTTTTACTGATGATAATCTGGTTAGGTGCACATTGGACCTGTTTCTTGCAGGGACTGAAACCACTACCACTACACTGCGCTGGTCTCTCATCTACCTTGTCAAAAATCCAGAGGTACAGG ATAAGTTGCAGGAAGAGATAGACAGTGTGATTGGACAGTCACGGCAACCCAGCATGGCCGACAAACCCAACATGCCCTTTACCGAAGCTGTCATCCACGAGATCCTGAGGAGAGGAGACATTGTGCCTCTGAATGTCATGCGAGTAGCACTGAAGGACACGACACTTGGAGGACACTTCATTCCAAAA GGAACCAGACTGATGCCAATACTTCATTCAGTTTTGTTTGATGAAGAAGAGTGGGAGACACCCAACAGCTTCAATCCTCAACACTTCCTCAGCAAAGACGGCAACTTCGTGAGGCGAGATGCCTTCCTGCCATTCTCTGCAG GGAAGAGAGTATGTCTAGGAGAACAGCTGGCGAGGATGGaactcttcctcttcctcgtcTGCCTCTTCCAGAAGTTCCGGTTCTCTGGGGTGGAGGGGGTGCCGTTTGACACAGAGGGAATTATGGGAGTCACGCGAACTCCTCGTCCTTTTAAAATCTATGCGAAGGCACGATGA